From Branchiostoma floridae strain S238N-H82 chromosome 5, Bfl_VNyyK, whole genome shotgun sequence:
ACATCCGGGTCCTTACGGAGGAGCAGTGCGACAGGATCCTGAAGGATTATGAATACTTCATTGTGAGTTTATTAATCTTTTATCATCTCATGTTTTTGTACGTGAGCCTACGACAAAGGAAGTGGAAACTAGGATGCAGTCCTAAGGTAAGAAGTAACAGGTAGCAGTGATTTATGTCACACGAAATGTCCGAAGTAAATTTCCattttatctagttgtagagaGTGGATTGGATTTAAATGTTTGATACTCTAAATTTTAGACGAACTCCATCGACCTTGTTCGCAGAATGAATAACCCTTCTATTTCcaacagtgacgtcaggaacaaaCCACTTTTGCATAAGTATCATAAAATccatgtcgccccccgtctccgCTGAGGTGGGCTCTGATGcacactgcctccttcacgcCTTGCGCAAAGAAATCGAGTTCTGAGTCTAGGATATTGACTTTGTGAAATGTGTGTCCGTTTGGCCTACAGGACCCCTCTAAACAGCACCCCGGGCACGCCATGCTGTACGAACACCATAGTAACCAGAGTGGGGACAGCAACAACGTGCTGATGCACGGGCTCGGGCAGTAGCGGCTCTttaatctgtctgtagcatcaaATCCCTTCAAATCTGTATGTCCGTTTGCCCACAGGACCCGTCTAAACAGCACCCCGGGCACGCCATGCTGTACGAACACCACAGCAACCAGAGTGGGGACAGCAACAACGTGCTGATGCACGGGCTCGGGCAGTGGCGACTCACACGGCTGTTCCACGACCTGGTCTTCCTGCCTGCAATTAGCGTAATTtactgtttgatttttttctgcccCTGATAAGGAGGTCACGCTTCTTCTTATAGTTGGATGAAGGAGTAGTCTGGGTGCTTATAATTActtgcttacttacttacttacacaaccagttaatcagGGTGGTTAATCTCACCttagctgacgtttcgatgcctgttAGACAGACAtattcctcagagcttctaactggagttctgtttGATCGCAACgttttcaaaatatgaaatagttcataaatccatttaTCTTGAATATTATTCCTTTGAGAATCAAAACTATGAAAAAGTTTATATTTCTACAAGTTTGCAATACTATACACGTTAATTCAATTTACGCGTTACGATattatgagtgagtgagtgagtgatattGTACATCTATCCCACGCACCTGGTGTTGCAGGTTCCGTCCTCACAGTTGTTGGACCAGGAGAAGTTGCGGCCTGTCCGCCTCTGGCACGACCAGATGTTCGCTAAACCTGCCAGACATGGCGGCGTGGTGGCGTGGTAAGGGGGCAAGGGCTGGCCACGCATGCTTTAACACTCCACTGTATTATTCCCCAAATCTTTTAAACTAATGGCatccgtatcagccacacggtgatttacatcattcacccggacgggagtcttgtaattagccagcgaaagggtatatgtcaccccgtaaggggcagtataaccctgtataaccccgtcgtgtgtaaacatgtgcgaacatgtgtgtgatcacgtcgaccaatgatgatgatgatgatgatgatgatgatgatgatgaatggcaTCAtgcgatgaaggttagacatttagGTAGTTAGATACACAAattagcaattactcaagcaaatgaatattatttttgtttcaattctTTTGCATATAGAATCATAGTTAGGATTTAGAAAAATCTGCCCTTATACAAGATctcatcagtgtcactgacaaaatataacggatgttatctgaaacatctagccatttccaaaatcatatccagtggcTTGAGTAATTGTGTAAATtgcattatgtcatacctgtgacgcgaaaacgttcgctACCGGTGTTCCgatccggaccgtgtgataactttccgtattaCACGGGTTctaaagttgtatcacacaggcttctttcgagtaaatcgaaggccttcggccgtcgggcgatccttcccgcggtcgggctgacacctcgggtgatacggaatacaccgtgttgtattctatatttatgacACAGTAGTTCAAAAATATAAGAGACTGTTTGACGACTACTGTAATTTTCTGCAGGCATCAAGACTACTCGTACTGGACCAGGACAAAGCCCATGATGCACCTGACGGTATCTATTACATTTCTTCTTTCCACACAGAACCATACATAGATGATTACAAGTACATATACTTATAGAAACCGATTGTACAATTACTTACATCCTGGATAGATAGACACATGTGCATACGTGATATCGATGAAAACTAAGTGTAAGTGTCTGTACGTCGCTGCTGTGCAAAATTTTCCCCCACCTCATTACGACTGGCTTTTGGGGTCAACTGTAGTCAAACTCAGCTCATAACCCTTTTGCATTTGCTATTCTTCGAAGAAACAAAGTTCGACATTGAAATTTCTGTCTCTACCTAGTCTAAGCAGACTTGGTTTTGTATTTTACAGGTGCACATCGCGCTTGATGATCAGACGCTGGAAAATGGTGGCCTGCACTTCATCCCCGGATCGCACAGGTTGGGTGGCGTGACTAGATGAACAGGCCTGCCACGGTCCGCGTTTTGGCATTGTCGTGAATAGGTCACAGTTGTTGTAAAAGGAAGCCATCAGAACACTTACCAGCCAGACAAACGTATGTtgtcaactgaaaaaaaaagaacagtccCAAATCATCCTTCGCAGTagatttgtttttctaaatcTGTTCTCggacatttttgtttctttctctttaGCCGGCCATTTGAACTCGAAAAAAAGTGTactaaaataaaaattaaaataagAAAGATGTGAATCCAAAATTAATTGTGACGTCACATTTCTACAGGTGGCACCGGGACGGGAAGCCACTTCCGGTCACAGACTTCAACTTCAAGGACATGGAATCCATCAAGgtcatacaataacaatcaatTTCAGTAGATAGAATCCTTTGGTTTTGTAACAGCAGCCAATGGCCCAGCACATATTGACTAACCAAACTATTTACGGATGAGTTAAGACACCTTCCTCTTTTGCATTCCAATTGCAGACCATACTAACAGAGGATGAAGTGGCTGACTTTAAACCGGTTCCATCGCTACTGAAGAAGGGCGAGGCCAGCTTCCACCATCCTCTGACCGTGCACGGGTCTTACAACAACAGGTATGCTATCATCCTCGTCATTAATCATTCCTATTGTTGGGTAccaaaatttacatttacatttatatttgcaatttcatttgttttagGCCTTACAGTCTTCAGTACAGGTTTCCTTTCATTACGTTACTATGTTCTGTTCTTTTAGCATCAAGAAGTTTCTGTACGGTCTTTGCTTATCTCTTATATCATTTCTATTGTGACATGCTCTGGCCAATTTCTCAAATGTTACTTTTCATTCGGCACCACGAAGTTGGTATAGAAATTAGGTTAGGATGGGTAAGAAATTACCAGATCCTACGCCCTACAAATCTTCATCCCACTGAAATTGATTGGCGGCTTGTGTAAACGAATGGATAAGGGAAGAGTTGGTGATCCCCAGACCCAGACTTAAAGTGGCGTTGAACGTGGCGCAATTAACTGGTAGCGCGTTCGGCTCGGAGTTCcagagttcgatacccgccgtgccccgacgtagtgcccttgggaaaggcactttacacgaccttcctcacttcacccaggtgtaaaaatgggtacctgacttcggtcggggaggtaatgGATtgcctttaccttctgtctataCTGTGTATGTGACAtcgttaatataagttacagtgcagtgcagtgccacattatcctggtctgtccaaaagcaaatagaaaaaaaaagactttaccTTCTCCCACCCCAGGACTGACAACCCCCGCCGAGCCACAGTGGTAAACTACTTCGCGGACGGAATCCTTTCAAACACTGACGAGCCGCTACTGGAGGGGACTAACCTCATCAAGAGGGTAACTTTATATGTTACAAATTGAGACTTTATATCCATACAcgaaaataaagcgcttaccaacaagctttcgg
This genomic window contains:
- the LOC118415589 gene encoding uncharacterized protein LOC118415589, translating into MSEFDTVTPTEFSPGVPDWSTVHRLLGELGEPPQSAGDWAKNFLSQEKVAEFFQRGYVSNIRVLTEEQCDRILKDYEYFIDPSKQHPGHAMLYEHHSNQSGDSNNVLMHGLGQWRLTRLFHDLVFLPAISVPSSQLLDQEKLRPVRLWHDQMFAKPARHGGVVAWHQDYSYWTRTKPMMHLTVHIALDDQTLENGGLHFIPGSHRWHRDGKPLPVTDFNFKDMESIKTILTEDEVADFKPVPSLLKKGEASFHHPLTVHGSYNNRTDNPRRATVVNYFADGILSNTDEPLLEGTNLIKRDCKVEGQFYPLVFDPEWAREK